The sequence TGCGAGACCTTGTTCGAATCTGTAATAAAAGTGCACGATAATGCTGCGGCGCACAAGACTTGTTCAGGTACATATGCAAACGCACCTGAAAGTGTGGGTTTTTTGCACCACAACTGTGTTCAGGCCTTGGTCAAACCTTGTTGTTAAAGGCGGCTACGACTATCGCTTTGCGACGACGTTTTGCGTATCTTCAAGGAAATTCACTACCCCGATGTTCAAGCCAATTCGAGACATAATGCGGAAGAAGGGGAAGCCGGAAGCATCGCTTCCTGCTGGCCAGCGCGTCTATGCGATTGGCGATATCCACGGGCGGCTCGACCTGTTCGAAGAACTGATCGAAGCGATCGAAAACGATGATGCCGATGCGGGCGAGGCGGAGACCACGGTCATCCTGCTGGGCGATCTGGTTGATCGCGGGCCGGACAGCCGAGGCGTGATCGAACGGGCCATGCGCTGGCAGCAGGAACGCAAGGTCCGCTGTCTCGCTGGCAATCATGAACAGATGTTCCTCGAAGCTTTGGACAAGAAGCAAAGCCTGCGCCACTTCATCCGCTTTGGCGGCAAGGAAACTATCCTGTCTTACGGGATTGAAAAATCGATCTATCGCGAAGCGTCGATGGAAACGCTGCAAGAGCTCTACCGAGCCGCAGTGCCGAAAGAGCATGTCGAATTTCTAGACGGGTTCGAACGGCTGATTGAAATCGGCGGATACATCTTCGTCCATGCCGGAATTCAGCCCGGAGTCTCTGCGGCAGAGCA comes from Altererythrobacter sp. ZODW24 and encodes:
- a CDS encoding metallophosphoesterase family protein, with translation MRKKGKPEASLPAGQRVYAIGDIHGRLDLFEELIEAIENDDADAGEAETTVILLGDLVDRGPDSRGVIERAMRWQQERKVRCLAGNHEQMFLEALDKKQSLRHFIRFGGKETILSYGIEKSIYREASMETLQELYRAAVPKEHVEFLDGFERLIEIGGYIFVHAGIQPGVSAAEQKRKDLLWIREPFLSYAKPHSHVVIHGHTITDKVEDRGNRIGIDTGAYMTGRLTALALEGTTRRYLAAVEGKKGTKIKEKVLTE